Proteins from a single region of Flaviflexus salsibiostraticola:
- a CDS encoding MarR family winged helix-turn-helix transcriptional regulator, which yields MSDVKWLAADEQVAWRNYLRGSARLNAQIGNDLFEVHRLPLNKYEVLVRLSESEGWTMRMSDLADDLVHSRSRLTRTVASLEEEGLVVREACSGDGRGRNCRMTERGFELLKSLAPDHVDSVRRHLVDKIGREDLLTLGRIMDRLLDED from the coding sequence ATGTCTGATGTCAAATGGCTTGCGGCCGATGAGCAGGTTGCCTGGCGCAACTATCTGCGCGGTTCGGCGCGCCTCAACGCCCAGATCGGCAACGACCTCTTCGAGGTCCATCGGCTGCCCCTCAACAAGTACGAGGTCCTTGTGCGCCTCTCTGAGAGTGAGGGCTGGACGATGCGGATGTCGGACCTTGCCGACGATCTCGTCCACTCCCGCAGCCGCCTCACCCGCACCGTCGCCTCCCTCGAGGAGGAGGGCCTCGTCGTGCGCGAGGCCTGTTCAGGTGACGGCAGGGGTCGCAACTGTCGGATGACAGAGAGGGGTTTCGAGCTCCTCAAGTCGCTGGCCCCCGACCATGTCGACTCCGTGCGCAGGCACCTCGTCGACAAGATCGGACGCGAGGACCTGCTCACCCTCGGCCGGATCATGGACCGGCTCCTCGACGAGGACTGA
- a CDS encoding cytochrome c biogenesis CcdA family protein gives MMPMAAADSFVGAVTAGPMLLALGAAMIAGLVSFASPCVLPLLPGYLGYFSSLAPSTAAEGRSWRLAGAVSLFVAGFSAVFVLLGVVFSAAGARFAQYQDTIMVVAGVVIIVMGVAFLGGLPFMQRTTRLQLQKRGGPVGALLLGAVFGLGWTPCIGPTLAAVLSMSFSTGSVQRGTILTIAYCIGLGLPFIAAALTVNRSTRALAWLRRHSRGVQIFGGVALIAVGILMVTGWWSDIIGWAANLSGQTELVV, from the coding sequence ATGATGCCGATGGCCGCGGCCGACTCTTTCGTCGGAGCCGTCACCGCAGGTCCGATGCTGCTCGCGCTCGGCGCGGCGATGATCGCGGGCCTCGTGTCATTCGCGTCGCCCTGTGTGCTTCCACTCCTGCCCGGCTACCTCGGCTACTTCTCCTCCCTGGCGCCCTCGACGGCGGCCGAGGGTCGGAGCTGGCGCCTTGCCGGGGCCGTCTCGCTCTTCGTCGCCGGATTCTCCGCGGTCTTCGTGCTGCTCGGAGTCGTCTTCTCGGCCGCGGGGGCGCGTTTCGCCCAGTACCAGGACACGATCATGGTCGTCGCGGGCGTTGTCATCATCGTCATGGGCGTGGCCTTCCTCGGCGGGCTGCCGTTCATGCAGAGGACGACGCGACTGCAGCTGCAGAAGCGGGGTGGCCCCGTCGGAGCGCTCCTGCTGGGGGCTGTCTTCGGCCTCGGATGGACGCCGTGCATCGGCCCCACGCTGGCGGCGGTGCTCTCCATGTCCTTCTCGACGGGCAGTGTCCAGCGCGGCACGATCCTCACGATCGCCTACTGCATCGGACTCGGCCTGCCTTTCATCGCCGCCGCGCTGACCGTCAACCGGTCCACGCGGGCCCTCGCGTGGCTGCGCCGCCACTCGCGGGGCGTGCAGATCTTCGGCGGCGTCGCCCTTATCGCCGTCGGCATCCTCATGGTGACCGGCTGGTGGTCCGACATCATCGGCTGGGCGGCGAACCTTTCCGGGCAGACAGAATTGGTGGTGTGA
- a CDS encoding glutaredoxin family protein, with translation MGPARPGPQLMYTLIVRPGCHLCEQAEQSLAELEEERGLDWRAIDIDTDAAFAQYSDDLPVLLRDGRPVARLTSSKAALARATQPNLWQRLVSSLHIN, from the coding sequence GTGGGTCCGGCACGTCCGGGCCCACAGCTTATGTACACGCTGATCGTCCGCCCCGGCTGTCACCTGTGTGAACAGGCCGAACAGTCCCTCGCCGAGCTTGAAGAGGAGCGCGGCCTGGACTGGCGCGCCATCGACATCGACACGGACGCGGCCTTTGCTCAGTACTCCGATGATCTTCCGGTCCTCCTGCGGGATGGCCGGCCGGTCGCGCGACTGACGTCGTCGAAGGCCGCCCTCGCGCGGGCGACGCAACCGAATCTGTGGCAGCGTCTCGTAAGTAGTTTACATATCAATTAG
- a CDS encoding sugar-binding transcriptional regulator produces MSEDRRRIAYEAAVLHYVQGETMETVARRLGVSRSTVSRLISLARDEGLVRISLHPPTENSDSLAARLSDVFGVTAHVVPVSPTSTDVRRLDSVATVAGAIISDLVQPGNTIGVAWGTTISAVTDHLSPRPAPGSIVVQLNGAANSSTTGIPYAGQIIDSFGKAFGSTVRHFPVPAFFDFAETREAMWRERSLAAVRELQRTTDIAVFGVGSFNSPLASHVYVGGYLSPKDIATLRAEGVVGDICTVMLRPDGSYEDIEMNRRATGPTPAELRKIPRRICVVAGSSKVLPLHGALMSGAITDLIIDEAAAWKLLDLSTGQRKATERSARGSRHDA; encoded by the coding sequence GTGTCCGAGGACCGGCGGAGGATTGCATACGAGGCGGCGGTGCTGCACTACGTGCAGGGCGAGACCATGGAGACCGTCGCCCGGAGGCTCGGCGTCTCGCGTTCGACCGTGTCGAGGCTGATCTCCCTCGCTCGCGATGAGGGGCTGGTCCGCATCAGCCTCCACCCGCCGACCGAGAACTCAGATTCACTCGCCGCACGTCTCTCCGACGTCTTCGGGGTCACCGCACACGTCGTCCCCGTGTCGCCCACGTCGACCGATGTGCGCAGGCTCGACTCGGTCGCCACGGTTGCCGGCGCGATCATCTCCGACCTCGTCCAGCCGGGCAACACGATCGGCGTCGCCTGGGGCACGACGATCTCCGCGGTCACAGACCATCTCTCGCCGCGCCCCGCGCCCGGGTCGATCGTTGTCCAGCTCAACGGCGCCGCCAACTCCTCGACCACCGGCATCCCCTACGCCGGCCAGATCATCGATTCCTTCGGCAAGGCGTTCGGATCGACCGTGCGGCATTTCCCGGTCCCGGCCTTCTTCGACTTCGCCGAGACGCGCGAGGCCATGTGGCGCGAGCGCTCGCTGGCCGCCGTCCGCGAGCTCCAGCGCACGACCGACATCGCGGTCTTCGGCGTCGGCTCGTTCAACTCCCCGCTCGCCTCCCACGTGTACGTCGGCGGGTACCTCTCACCGAAGGACATCGCCACGCTCCGGGCGGAGGGAGTCGTCGGCGACATCTGCACCGTCATGCTGCGGCCGGACGGCTCGTACGAGGATATCGAGATGAACAGGCGGGCCACCGGCCCGACCCCGGCTGAGCTGAGGAAGATCCCGAGAAGGATCTGCGTCGTGGCGGGGTCCTCCAAGGTTCTGCCGCTGCACGGCGCTCTCATGTCCGGTGCCATCACCGACCTCATCATCGACGAGGCCGCGGCGTGGAAGCTGCTCGATCTGTCGACTGGTCAGCGCAAGGCCACCGAGCGGAGCGCCCGCGGGAGCAGGCACGACGCATGA
- a CDS encoding potassium channel family protein → MSRKSQDRLGAVLVIGLGRFGSAVAFTLAEQGREVLAVEKDPQLAAQWSHRFTVIEADSTSKEALEQLGAKDFNVAVVGIGSSLEASVLTTANLVEMGIPEIWAKATSRDHGRILEKIGAHRRVFPEFDAGRRVAHMVAGRMIDYIEMEDSFTIVKMRPPFDLRGFTIGEAKVRERYGVNIIGVKSPHEPFEYATAETRIGEDDIIIVSGNVELLDEFAARR, encoded by the coding sequence ATGTCACGTAAATCGCAGGACCGGCTCGGAGCCGTCCTCGTCATCGGCCTCGGCCGATTCGGATCAGCCGTCGCGTTCACGCTCGCCGAACAGGGCCGAGAGGTCCTCGCGGTCGAGAAGGACCCTCAGCTCGCCGCGCAGTGGTCGCACCGCTTCACCGTCATCGAAGCGGACTCGACGTCGAAGGAGGCACTCGAACAGCTCGGTGCCAAGGATTTCAACGTCGCCGTCGTCGGCATCGGATCCAGCCTCGAGGCCTCCGTCCTCACGACGGCGAACCTCGTCGAGATGGGGATTCCCGAGATCTGGGCCAAGGCGACCTCGCGCGACCACGGCCGGATCCTCGAGAAGATCGGTGCCCACCGCCGGGTGTTCCCCGAGTTCGATGCGGGCCGGCGCGTCGCCCACATGGTGGCCGGTCGCATGATCGACTACATCGAGATGGAGGACAGCTTCACGATCGTCAAGATGAGGCCACCCTTCGACCTGCGGGGCTTCACGATCGGCGAGGCCAAGGTCCGCGAGCGCTACGGCGTCAACATCATCGGCGTGAAGTCCCCGCATGAGCCGTTCGAGTACGCGACGGCGGAGACGAGGATCGGCGAGGACGACATCATCATCGTCTCCGGCAACGTCGAGCTGCTCGACGAGTTCGCCGCCCGCCGCTGA
- a CDS encoding histidine phosphatase family protein, with protein MELTTIHLVRHGEVDNPTGILYGRRPGFRLTPLGRAMGEEVGRAFAERDIRYVAASPLQRAQETAEPTVAATGLPMEIDDRLIEADNKFEGIAVNKNRAVLAHPRYYSWYSNPLRPSWGEPYTEIVRRMSGVIVEALDRARGGEAALFSHQLPIWTMRRFVERKPLAHDPRRRQCALASVTSLTFADSQLLALDYWEPAGELLGTAADMVPGTSAAAEAKGA; from the coding sequence ATGGAATTGACGACCATTCACCTCGTTCGCCACGGCGAAGTGGACAACCCGACGGGAATTCTCTACGGTCGCAGGCCAGGCTTTCGACTCACCCCGCTCGGGCGAGCCATGGGCGAGGAGGTCGGCAGAGCCTTCGCTGAGCGCGACATCCGCTACGTCGCCGCATCCCCCCTCCAGCGAGCGCAGGAGACGGCGGAACCGACAGTGGCAGCGACCGGCCTTCCGATGGAGATCGACGATCGGCTCATTGAGGCGGACAACAAGTTCGAGGGAATCGCGGTCAACAAGAACAGGGCGGTCCTCGCCCACCCTCGGTACTACTCCTGGTACAGCAATCCGCTGCGCCCCTCGTGGGGCGAGCCTTACACCGAGATCGTCCGACGCATGAGCGGCGTGATCGTTGAGGCCCTCGACCGGGCCCGCGGCGGCGAGGCCGCACTCTTCTCCCATCAGCTCCCGATCTGGACGATGCGGAGATTCGTTGAGAGGAAGCCGCTCGCGCACGATCCGCGCAGGCGCCAATGCGCTCTTGCCTCGGTCACGTCTCTGACGTTCGCGGATTCCCAGCTTCTCGCTCTCGACTACTGGGAGCCCGCCGGTGAGCTCCTCGGGACCGCGGCCGACATGGTACCCGGAACCTCGGCGGCCGCTGAGGCGAAGGGGGCGTAG
- a CDS encoding TrkH family potassium uptake protein, with amino-acid sequence MTAERDRQHGAGFRSRVDAIARDQPARLALIVFASIIAAATLLLWLPFAYSGPGSATFIDALFTATSAVCVTGLSVVDTALSWTTFGHLVIMISMMIGGLGVMTLASILGRAVSHRIGLTQRMLAATERKSRLGEVGSLITAVLVVSLSAEIILTAILVPSFLSMGEPMLEAIWHSMFMSVSIFNNAGFTIVEGGLEPLVGDWLFCIPIIVGTIAGSIGFPVISDLHRNWRRPRYLSLHTKLTVSTYMILWLGGVLAFFFFEWGNPGSIGGLDGDEKILAGLLHGTSVRSSGLATLDMSELSSSTLFIFDALMFIGGGSASTAGGIKVGTFAVLVLAIISEARGDRDTVAFGRRIPNSSLRLAVSAAFLGSTLVGASTLALVFITDLPLEAVLFEAISAFGTCGLSLGITPGLPTAGKLVLILLMFTGRLGTMTLAAALAMRERQRQIRFPEERPIIG; translated from the coding sequence ATGACGGCCGAGCGTGACAGACAGCACGGCGCGGGTTTCCGCAGCCGAGTGGACGCGATCGCTCGCGACCAGCCGGCCCGGCTTGCGCTCATCGTCTTCGCATCGATCATCGCCGCCGCCACCCTCCTCCTGTGGCTGCCGTTCGCGTACTCGGGCCCCGGCAGCGCCACGTTCATCGACGCCCTGTTCACGGCGACGTCGGCCGTGTGCGTCACTGGCCTATCGGTGGTAGACACCGCCCTCTCATGGACGACCTTCGGCCACCTCGTCATCATGATCTCAATGATGATCGGCGGACTCGGGGTCATGACGCTCGCCTCCATCCTCGGCCGTGCCGTCTCGCATCGCATCGGCCTCACCCAGCGGATGCTCGCCGCGACCGAGAGGAAGTCCCGCCTCGGCGAAGTCGGCTCCCTCATCACCGCCGTGCTCGTCGTCTCCCTCTCAGCCGAGATCATCCTGACCGCCATCCTCGTGCCCTCGTTCCTGTCGATGGGCGAGCCGATGCTCGAGGCGATCTGGCATTCGATGTTCATGTCCGTGTCCATCTTCAACAACGCCGGGTTCACCATAGTCGAGGGCGGCCTCGAGCCCCTGGTCGGCGACTGGCTGTTCTGCATCCCCATCATCGTCGGCACCATAGCTGGATCGATCGGCTTCCCCGTCATCAGCGACCTGCACCGCAACTGGCGCCGCCCCCGGTACCTCTCGCTCCATACGAAGCTGACCGTCTCGACGTACATGATCCTCTGGCTCGGCGGGGTGCTGGCCTTCTTCTTCTTTGAATGGGGCAACCCCGGAAGCATCGGCGGACTCGACGGCGACGAGAAGATCCTCGCCGGCCTCCTCCACGGCACCAGCGTGCGGTCGTCCGGCCTCGCCACGCTCGACATGTCCGAGCTCAGCAGCTCGACCCTCTTCATCTTCGACGCCCTCATGTTCATCGGCGGCGGCTCCGCATCGACAGCCGGTGGCATCAAGGTCGGCACCTTCGCCGTCCTTGTCCTCGCCATCATCTCCGAGGCCCGGGGCGACAGGGACACGGTCGCCTTCGGCCGGCGGATTCCCAACTCGTCGCTGCGCCTCGCCGTTTCGGCGGCCTTCCTCGGCTCGACCCTCGTCGGCGCGAGCACCCTCGCCCTCGTCTTCATCACCGACCTGCCGCTCGAGGCCGTCCTTTTCGAAGCCATATCAGCATTCGGTACGTGCGGGCTGTCCCTCGGCATCACCCCCGGCCTGCCGACCGCGGGCAAGCTCGTCCTCATCCTCCTCATGTTCACGGGCAGGCTCGGCACGATGACTCTCGCGGCCGCCCTCGCCATGCGAGAGAGACAGCGCCAGATCCGCTTCCCCGAAGAACGGCCGATCATCGGGTAG
- a CDS encoding TlpA family protein disulfide reductase: MRKLAMLLLLPLLAACNSAIQGTEYSGGDANYVLWPASERAEPVEATGTTFDGDEINLADLRGEVIVINTWYAACPPCRAEAADLNAIAEDYADEITVIGVNTRDNRAAAEAFERSFETPYESIEGRNGAFIAGLEGAVPLQAVPTTLILDAEGRPAARYIGQIDPQIVRGMIDDTL; encoded by the coding sequence GTGCGGAAGCTCGCCATGCTTCTCCTCCTGCCGCTGCTCGCGGCCTGCAACAGCGCCATCCAGGGCACCGAGTATTCCGGCGGGGACGCGAACTACGTTCTGTGGCCCGCATCGGAGCGGGCCGAGCCCGTCGAGGCGACGGGCACGACCTTCGACGGAGACGAGATCAACCTCGCCGATCTGAGGGGCGAGGTCATCGTCATCAACACGTGGTACGCGGCCTGCCCGCCCTGCCGGGCCGAGGCGGCCGATCTCAACGCCATCGCAGAGGACTACGCCGACGAGATCACGGTCATCGGTGTCAACACGCGCGACAATCGGGCCGCGGCCGAAGCCTTCGAGAGGTCCTTCGAGACGCCGTACGAGTCAATCGAGGGCCGCAACGGCGCCTTCATCGCAGGCCTTGAGGGAGCGGTCCCGCTCCAGGCGGTCCCCACCACTCTCATCCTCGACGCGGAGGGCAGACCAGCCGCCCGCTACATCGGCCAGATCGACCCCCAGATCGTGCGAGGCATGATCGACGACACGCTATGA
- a CDS encoding A/G-specific adenine glycosylase, with translation MFDELTAWFDAEGRDLPWRAPGTPPWHILICEVMSQQTPVARVLPAWLEWTERWPTPRDLAGESTDEILRAWKSLGYPRRALRLRECAQTIVDEHGGVVPSTEAQLLALPGIGHYTAAAVVAFGFGGRSLVLDTNIRRVIARLHGEALPPPTLTKGERERAAALLPEDREESAAWNAGVMELGALICTARSPRCGECPVSDWCEWRQQGFPADRHAHRRRTQAWEGTIRQARGTIMKVLRDSDGPVEITALRQADPARADEALKGLLADGLIARSGDSVALPGSLDT, from the coding sequence ATGTTCGACGAGTTGACGGCCTGGTTCGATGCGGAGGGGCGAGACCTTCCCTGGCGGGCGCCGGGCACCCCGCCCTGGCATATCCTCATCTGCGAGGTCATGAGCCAGCAGACTCCGGTGGCTCGAGTGCTGCCGGCCTGGCTCGAGTGGACTGAGCGCTGGCCGACGCCCCGGGACCTCGCTGGAGAGAGCACCGATGAGATTCTGCGTGCGTGGAAATCCCTCGGATACCCGCGGCGCGCGCTGCGCCTGCGGGAGTGCGCGCAGACCATTGTCGATGAGCATGGCGGCGTCGTTCCATCGACGGAGGCGCAGCTCCTCGCGCTGCCCGGCATCGGCCACTACACGGCCGCCGCAGTCGTCGCCTTCGGGTTCGGAGGCCGCTCCCTCGTGCTCGACACGAATATCCGCCGAGTCATTGCCAGGCTCCACGGCGAGGCCCTGCCTCCACCCACTCTGACGAAGGGCGAGCGAGAGCGGGCCGCGGCTCTGCTCCCCGAGGACCGGGAGGAGTCGGCCGCGTGGAACGCGGGCGTGATGGAGCTCGGCGCGCTCATCTGCACCGCGCGGTCACCGCGCTGCGGAGAGTGTCCAGTCTCCGACTGGTGCGAATGGCGGCAGCAGGGGTTTCCCGCCGACCGGCATGCCCATCGGCGCAGGACACAGGCATGGGAGGGGACGATCCGTCAGGCTCGCGGGACGATCATGAAGGTGCTGCGCGACTCCGACGGCCCGGTCGAGATCACCGCCCTCAGGCAGGCGGATCCTGCGCGCGCGGACGAAGCCCTCAAGGGACTGCTCGCGGACGGTCTCATCGCGCGAAGCGGTGATTCCGTGGCCCTGCCCGGTAGCCTGGACACATGA
- a CDS encoding amino-acid N-acetyltransferase: MITIRSALPLHVRGIANLVEPFTERRVLIAKDLIDYFEDVQEFVVAVDDDRVVGCGALHVLWEDIGEIRTLAVDPECQGMGIGAELYRALEARALSLELKRLFCLTFEVPFFSRLGFKEIQGTPVGENVYTEMLRSHDDGMAEFLELARVKPNTLGNTRMLKELEAPFSEG; encoded by the coding sequence ATGATCACGATCCGGTCAGCCCTTCCCCTGCACGTGCGCGGCATCGCCAATCTCGTCGAGCCGTTCACCGAGCGTCGAGTTCTTATCGCCAAGGACCTCATCGATTACTTCGAGGATGTCCAGGAGTTCGTCGTCGCCGTCGACGACGATCGCGTTGTCGGGTGCGGTGCCCTGCACGTCCTGTGGGAGGACATCGGAGAGATCCGCACGCTCGCCGTCGACCCCGAATGCCAGGGAATGGGCATCGGCGCCGAACTCTACCGGGCGCTCGAGGCCCGAGCCCTGTCCCTCGAGCTCAAGAGGCTCTTCTGTCTCACCTTCGAGGTGCCGTTCTTCTCGCGCCTCGGCTTCAAGGAGATTCAAGGGACCCCGGTGGGGGAGAACGTCTACACGGAGATGCTGCGCTCCCACGATGACGGCATGGCGGAGTTCCTCGAACTCGCGAGGGTCAAGCCGAACACCCTGGGCAACACTCGCATGCTCAAAGAGCTCGAGGCGCCCTTCAGCGAGGGCTAG
- a CDS encoding 30S ribosomal protein bS22 — protein MGSVIKKRRKRMSKKKHRKLLRKTRHQRRNKK, from the coding sequence ATGGGTTCCGTGATCAAGAAGCGCCGCAAGCGTATGTCCAAGAAGAAGCATCGCAAGCTGCTTCGCAAGACTCGTCACCAGCGCCGCAACAAGAAGTAG
- a CDS encoding IS110 family transposase, translated as MTSQPFITVVGGVDTHKDLHVAAVVDQHDRVLATEFFPTTRHGYKLLVHWLRSFGQIARIGVECTGTYGAGLLRYLHAQDIEVLEVTGPDQALRRRKGKDDTLDAENAAHAAYARVRAVTPKTRDGLVESLRVLKVSRKTAVAARRVALQMIRMNIVSAPDELRDQLRTLTRMKLIRTLAAWRPDLTKYRDVTGAYKIALKSLARRYLELTDEIADLDVMIKNIVDHLAPDLIKKPAVGYESAAQLLITAGDNPDRLTSEAAFAALCGASPIPASSGKTHRHRLNRGGDRQANSALHIIAIGRLRTDPRTQDYVAKKLSEGHSKMEALRCVKRYLAREMFYALKTRTQVINQTQIAA; from the coding sequence ATGACCTCACAACCTTTCATCACTGTCGTTGGTGGCGTAGACACCCACAAAGACCTGCATGTTGCTGCGGTAGTTGATCAGCACGACCGGGTACTCGCAACCGAATTCTTTCCTACGACCAGGCATGGGTACAAGCTGCTCGTGCACTGGTTACGCTCCTTCGGACAGATCGCCAGGATCGGGGTGGAATGCACCGGCACCTATGGGGCGGGCCTGTTGCGCTACCTCCACGCACAAGATATCGAAGTACTCGAAGTCACCGGCCCCGACCAAGCCCTCCGAAGGCGCAAAGGCAAAGACGACACCCTCGATGCAGAGAATGCTGCTCACGCAGCCTATGCCCGGGTGCGTGCCGTGACCCCGAAAACCCGTGACGGGCTGGTTGAATCCCTACGGGTGTTGAAAGTGTCCCGTAAAACTGCGGTCGCTGCCAGACGAGTCGCGTTACAGATGATCCGCATGAACATCGTGTCAGCACCAGACGAACTCCGTGACCAGCTGCGCACCCTGACTCGCATGAAACTCATCCGCACCCTAGCCGCATGGCGACCAGATCTCACGAAGTATCGCGATGTCACTGGCGCGTACAAGATCGCTTTGAAATCCCTTGCACGTAGGTACCTGGAACTCACTGATGAGATCGCTGATCTTGATGTCATGATCAAAAACATTGTTGATCATCTCGCCCCAGACCTCATCAAAAAACCAGCGGTCGGCTATGAGTCTGCAGCTCAGCTGCTGATCACTGCGGGAGACAACCCCGACCGGCTGACTTCAGAAGCCGCGTTCGCAGCATTGTGTGGGGCGAGCCCGATCCCGGCATCATCAGGCAAAACACACCGTCACCGGCTCAACAGGGGTGGTGACCGGCAAGCCAACTCTGCCCTGCACATCATCGCGATCGGCAGACTCAGAACCGACCCGAGAACCCAGGACTATGTGGCGAAGAAACTCTCCGAAGGGCACTCCAAAATGGAAGCCCTCAGGTGCGTGAAACGATACCTCGCACGGGAAATGTTCTACGCGCTCAAAACCAGAACCCAGGTAATCAATCAGACGCAGATTGCTGCTTGA
- the radA gene encoding DNA repair protein RadA, with translation MAKNRPTFSCSECGWEASKWVGRCAQCEAWGTMVEYRPTPTASAKALAPTSPATPITEVVASASERATTGVGELDRVLGGGLVPGAVILLAGEPGVGKSTLLLDVAAEISRLNTDPVLYISGEESASQVRLRAERIGAMSPTLHLAAEADLATIIGHVDANPPSLLVVDSVQTIMDTSVDGAAGGVSQVRAVTAGLVHLAKSRSLPILLVGHVTKDGSIAGPRVLEHLVDVVCQFDGDRHSRLRMLRAVKNRYGPTEEVGCFELVDEGINELPDPSGLFLSDRARTVPGTCVTITLEGRRPMPVEIQSLAVAPAGPPRRTTSGVDSSRIAMTVAVLQSRLGVDLDRKDIFVSTIGGARASEPSTDLAAALSLASAVADLPLAPGVLALGEVALTGEVRPVVGLEQRLGEAVRLGFTKALIPAGSTVKIPDGITVAHVVDVAAAVKEVLPL, from the coding sequence ATGGCAAAGAACCGTCCGACCTTCTCCTGCTCCGAATGCGGATGGGAGGCCTCCAAATGGGTGGGCCGCTGCGCTCAATGTGAGGCGTGGGGCACGATGGTCGAGTACAGGCCGACCCCGACGGCCAGCGCGAAGGCGCTCGCCCCGACATCGCCCGCCACGCCGATCACCGAGGTCGTCGCCTCCGCCTCTGAGCGCGCGACGACGGGCGTGGGCGAGCTGGACCGGGTGCTGGGCGGCGGCCTCGTCCCCGGCGCCGTCATCCTGCTGGCGGGCGAACCCGGCGTCGGCAAGTCGACGCTCCTGCTCGATGTGGCCGCCGAGATATCCCGCCTCAACACGGATCCGGTTCTCTACATCTCGGGCGAGGAATCGGCGTCTCAGGTGCGTCTGCGCGCCGAGCGCATCGGCGCCATGTCCCCCACTCTCCACCTGGCGGCCGAGGCGGACCTCGCCACGATCATCGGCCACGTCGACGCCAATCCACCTTCCCTTCTCGTCGTCGACTCGGTCCAGACGATCATGGACACCTCGGTGGACGGCGCGGCCGGAGGTGTCTCCCAGGTCCGAGCGGTGACCGCCGGGCTCGTCCACCTCGCGAAGTCCCGCAGCCTCCCCATCCTCCTTGTCGGCCACGTGACGAAGGATGGATCGATCGCGGGACCACGGGTGCTCGAGCATCTCGTCGATGTCGTGTGCCAATTCGACGGGGATCGCCACTCCCGCCTCCGCATGCTCCGGGCCGTCAAGAACCGCTACGGCCCAACCGAAGAGGTCGGCTGCTTCGAGCTGGTCGATGAGGGGATCAACGAGCTTCCCGACCCCTCGGGGCTGTTCCTCTCGGACCGCGCCCGCACGGTGCCCGGCACCTGCGTCACCATCACCCTCGAGGGCCGCAGGCCCATGCCGGTGGAGATCCAGTCGCTTGCCGTCGCCCCCGCGGGCCCCCCGCGGCGCACGACCTCCGGTGTCGACTCCTCCCGGATCGCCATGACCGTCGCGGTGCTGCAGTCGCGGCTGGGCGTCGATCTCGATCGGAAGGACATCTTCGTGTCCACCATCGGCGGCGCCCGTGCCTCGGAGCCGTCGACCGACCTCGCGGCGGCACTCTCCCTCGCCTCCGCCGTTGCGGACCTCCCGCTCGCGCCGGGTGTCCTCGCCCTCGGCGAGGTCGCCCTCACGGGCGAGGTGCGTCCCGTCGTCGGCCTGGAACAGCGCCTGGGCGAAGCAGTACGACTTGGCTTCACAAAGGCCCTCATCCCCGCCGGATCGACCGTGAAGATTCCAGACGGCATCACCGTCGCGCACGTTGTCGACGTCGCAGCGGCCGTCAAGGAGGTCCTCCCCCTCTGA
- a CDS encoding helix-turn-helix domain-containing protein, with product MSQVPPSAPQFMTVAEVAELARVSRMTVYRMVHAGDLPAVRVGNSYRVPTEAVDELLSKTAFDADERHA from the coding sequence ATGTCGCAGGTACCCCCGTCGGCCCCTCAGTTCATGACGGTGGCTGAAGTCGCGGAGCTGGCGCGCGTGTCGCGGATGACGGTCTACCGCATGGTCCACGCCGGTGACCTGCCCGCCGTTCGCGTCGGCAACTCGTACCGGGTCCCGACAGAAGCTGTTGATGAATTGCTCTCAAAAACCGCCTTCGACGCCGACGAGCGTCACGCATAG